A genome region from Schaalia sp. 19OD2882 includes the following:
- a CDS encoding biotin--[acetyl-CoA-carboxylase] ligase has product MSQPHDSALVLRFGTVTSTLDVLAQRLDENPDLAPWTTVTAIHQVRGRGRSGRTWVDQDGSALLAATLVQVKDDVLSWTTLVAGLAVARSLGSHGVDADLKWPNDVLVNGRKVCGILCEHLGTTCPAEDPHNPITSVEESPCSHLVAVGVGLNVRHVPAEAGALAGALDVPTTWSDDTRLRESILAAYLHELRELLDRGHPGAWREEYTRRLVGIGQPTTVHSPDASLRHVIPVGVDGDGALVVDEGGTRTLVTVGDVDLPTHPGPLSDPAGNPDPSHPASADDTAPAALDGSGAPTPAPADSQEGAHR; this is encoded by the coding sequence ATGAGCCAGCCGCACGACTCCGCCCTCGTCCTCCGCTTCGGGACAGTCACGTCGACCCTCGACGTCCTGGCCCAGCGCCTGGACGAGAACCCCGACCTCGCCCCGTGGACCACCGTGACCGCCATCCACCAGGTGCGCGGACGCGGCCGCTCGGGACGCACCTGGGTCGACCAGGACGGGTCCGCGCTGCTGGCCGCCACCTTGGTGCAGGTCAAGGACGACGTGCTCTCGTGGACCACGCTGGTCGCAGGACTGGCTGTGGCGCGCTCCCTCGGATCGCATGGGGTCGACGCCGACCTCAAGTGGCCCAACGACGTCCTGGTCAACGGCCGCAAGGTCTGCGGCATCCTCTGCGAGCACCTGGGCACCACCTGCCCGGCGGAGGACCCCCACAATCCCATCACATCTGTCGAGGAGTCCCCATGCAGTCATCTCGTCGCCGTCGGAGTCGGCCTGAACGTTCGCCACGTACCTGCCGAAGCGGGCGCGCTCGCCGGCGCCCTTGACGTCCCCACCACCTGGAGCGACGACACGCGCCTGCGCGAGTCGATCCTGGCCGCCTACCTGCATGAGCTGAGGGAACTGCTCGACCGGGGCCACCCCGGGGCCTGGCGTGAGGAGTACACGCGCCGCCTCGTGGGAATCGGCCAGCCCACCACCGTGCACTCCCCCGACGCATCACTGCGTCACGTCATCCCCGTGGGTGTGGACGGTGACGGGGCCCTCGTCGTCGACGAGGGCGGGACCCGCACCCTCGTGACCGTGGGCGACGTGGACCTGCCCACGCACCCGGGCCCACTGTCCGACCCGGCCGGAAACCCCGACCCCTCCCACCCCGCATCCGCCGACGACACCGCCCCCGCCGCCCTCGACGGGTCCGGCGCCCCCACACCTGCCCCCGCAGACTCACAGGAAGGAGCTCACCGATGA
- a CDS encoding MinD/ParA family protein, which translates to MYTAEYVAVIRREGGATVNGVAVEMVDPNVYVSVFEHLATFARTLGHPVLVWGMDETQGGAGSWFTVDQQANALEAAPPVESAEATRAAYANPKGARSAPPAQPEVGLAAGVGSPAVGQDPGAPSTLAVDEPLLVRPPRAVPREGLRGALYRLSGGSVNLGQSALEKAEVERNARISRIIQQPRTTAFLSFKGGIGKTSTTVGVGLTLAALRGAPPVAVDANPDSGDLAERLLGEDELLRVNPRTISDLVREVKGVRDWANLSEYIIQIDRLHVLAGEQDPAVSDSLTAGDFAAVHDLLRRFFSIILVDCGTGVTHNAMSGILDRCDSVVIAASYAVSGAKRAARTVDWLAQHGYQRLAQEAVVVLSDKDGVTTRVQKEAIRQYLAQRCRSVVIVPNDPAVADGDRIDLARVRPATRLAWSEVAATIVDGFH; encoded by the coding sequence ATGTACACCGCGGAGTACGTCGCCGTCATCCGACGCGAGGGTGGAGCGACCGTCAATGGGGTTGCCGTCGAGATGGTCGATCCGAATGTGTACGTCTCCGTCTTCGAACACTTGGCGACATTCGCCCGCACTCTCGGGCACCCCGTCCTCGTGTGGGGCATGGACGAAACCCAAGGTGGCGCCGGATCATGGTTCACCGTCGACCAACAGGCCAATGCGCTCGAAGCCGCACCCCCCGTGGAATCGGCCGAAGCGACCCGAGCCGCGTACGCCAACCCGAAAGGGGCTCGGTCAGCCCCACCGGCGCAGCCCGAGGTAGGGCTGGCCGCAGGCGTCGGAAGTCCTGCGGTCGGCCAGGATCCAGGCGCGCCTTCCACACTCGCTGTTGATGAGCCACTGCTGGTGCGCCCGCCGCGTGCCGTCCCCCGTGAAGGACTGCGCGGTGCCCTGTACCGCCTGTCCGGAGGCAGCGTGAACCTGGGGCAGAGCGCACTGGAGAAGGCCGAGGTCGAAAGGAACGCGCGGATCAGCCGGATCATCCAGCAGCCGCGCACCACCGCATTCCTGTCCTTCAAGGGGGGAATCGGCAAGACTTCGACAACCGTGGGTGTGGGATTGACCCTGGCGGCTCTGCGTGGAGCGCCGCCGGTGGCCGTGGACGCCAACCCTGACTCCGGCGACCTGGCGGAGAGGCTCTTGGGTGAGGACGAGTTGCTGCGCGTCAATCCGCGTACGATCTCCGACTTGGTCCGTGAGGTCAAAGGGGTCCGCGACTGGGCGAACCTGTCGGAGTACATCATCCAGATCGATCGCCTGCACGTCCTGGCCGGCGAACAGGATCCGGCCGTGTCGGACAGTCTCACCGCAGGGGACTTCGCTGCTGTGCACGACCTGCTGCGCCGCTTCTTCTCGATCATCCTGGTCGACTGCGGCACGGGCGTCACCCACAATGCGATGTCGGGGATCCTGGATCGCTGCGATTCGGTGGTCATTGCCGCCAGCTACGCGGTTTCCGGTGCCAAGCGTGCCGCCCGCACCGTCGACTGGCTTGCCCAGCACGGATACCAGCGTCTGGCGCAGGAGGCCGTGGTGGTCCTGTCCGACAAGGACGGGGTGACGACCCGCGTCCAGAAGGAAGCGATTCGCCAGTACTTGGCCCAGCGTTGCCGCAGTGTCGTCATCGTCCCGAATGACCCGGCTGTGGCCGACGGTGACCGGATCGACCTGGCCAGGGTGCGTCCGGCCACGCGTCTTGCCTGGTCTGAGGTGGCTGCGACGATCGTCGACGGATTCCACTGA
- a CDS encoding TetR/AcrR family transcriptional regulator: protein MGSRYETQDRLIAATRQIIIDEGVEATNLEHICKVAGFSRGAFYSNFSSKDSLLAAMAEDEYSTLIERLRATVDAWAAREDLTPSAEGSADEQDPLMENLLFEALDAIGVDNSLYVLHSELLMRSIRDQEWGMRLLEINVEFVNELGRVLEYILVAAGRRLTKPLRAITHAVIGIVMRASGVAAWRNSTRAAAEARARDGRAPALEAALTSSAMAGDAIGGGIAQAHISRGPSAATTSGSAESNAAGREVLETILLILYGASEPSDQTPAH, encoded by the coding sequence ATGGGATCGCGCTACGAGACCCAGGACAGGCTGATCGCCGCCACACGGCAGATCATCATCGACGAGGGCGTCGAGGCCACCAACCTCGAACACATCTGCAAGGTGGCGGGCTTCAGTCGCGGCGCCTTCTATTCGAACTTCTCCTCCAAGGACTCCCTGCTGGCCGCCATGGCCGAGGACGAGTACTCGACCCTGATCGAGCGCCTGCGTGCCACGGTCGATGCGTGGGCGGCACGTGAGGACCTCACCCCGAGCGCCGAGGGATCCGCAGACGAGCAGGACCCGTTGATGGAGAACCTGCTCTTCGAGGCACTGGACGCGATCGGGGTCGACAACAGCCTGTACGTCCTGCACTCCGAACTGCTCATGCGTTCCATCCGCGACCAGGAATGGGGCATGCGCCTGCTGGAGATCAATGTCGAGTTCGTCAATGAACTCGGGCGCGTCCTGGAGTACATCCTGGTGGCTGCGGGGCGCCGCCTGACCAAGCCCCTGCGGGCGATCACACATGCGGTGATCGGCATCGTCATGCGCGCCTCGGGTGTGGCCGCGTGGCGGAACTCGACCCGTGCCGCAGCCGAGGCGCGCGCCCGCGACGGGCGGGCCCCCGCCTTGGAGGCGGCACTGACCAGCAGCGCCATGGCAGGAGACGCCATCGGCGGCGGCATTGCGCAGGCCCACATCTCACGCGGCCCCAGTGCGGCCACCACATCGGGCTCCGCCGAGTCGAATGCTGCGGGCCGGGAGGTTCTGGAGACCATCCTCCTCATCCTCTACGGCGCCTCCGAGCCCTCGGACCAGACCCCGGCCCACTGA
- a CDS encoding acyl-CoA dehydratase activase-related protein: protein MEDVRDRAPVLALGIDVGSTTVKAVLMDPLSWTLVHGDYRRHNADVRAELTRLLEDVGRAHPGTRIVAAITGSGGLTTAKAIGVPFVQEVIAGTEATRRLHPDVDVVIELGGEDAKLTYLHPTPEQRMNGTCAGGTGAFIDQMATLLHTDPSGLDALAAHHTHLHPIASRCGVFAKSDLQPLINQGAAHEDLAASIFQAVATQTIAGLACGRPIRGTVMFLGGPLHFLPQLRKAYERLLPKAGGFVTPKNAQLFVAMGAAMAAPQENARGAEGAPTTLGALVHALRSAPVTAESARMPPLFASDAERTAFTARHARNAVPKLDLAKAKGRCWLGVDAGSTTIKAVVIDEEGRIVFTHYASNEGDPVSAAVQIVRRVRTELPEQCTIGRSCATGYGEGLVAAALTMDEGEVETMAHYRAAEAVHPGVTSVIDIGGQDMKFLRIKDHTVDSISVNEACSAGCGSFLQTFAHTMGQDIEHFASAATRAASPVDLGTRCTVFMNSSVKQAQKEGACVEDISAGLSYSVVRNALYKVIKLKDPSDLGDKVVVQGGTFLNDAVLRAFEVLTEREVVRPDIAGLMGAYGAALTARMHDSGEGESSLARLEDLEGFCVTSESKTCRLCQNHCRMTISTFSNGERHVSGNRCERGASLERVPKKSQLPNLYEWKYKRIFGYRRLTEAKAHRGDIGIARVLGMYDEYPFWFTMLTHLGFRVMISARSDHDLFEKGMESIPSENVCYPAKLVHGHVEALLDKGITTIFMPCVMYEQRSQGADNSFNCPIVATYPEVVRNNMERLRQGDIRFISPFVNLANREYLPEHLCKEFAAFGHDIPVEEMRAALDAAWAEDAAWREELREKGRESVEWMRAHGVRGIVLAGRPYHLDPEVNHGIPEVILGLGMGVLTEDSIADGRLERPLRVLDQWSYHSRLYEAAARVGDEADLQLVQLNSFGCGLDAVTAEQVMEILEGRGDVHTVLKIDEVSNLGAAKIRLRSLEAAVCERATTAPADAEAPTDEGAGLRSAIVDTTVLQDPAERAAREEAAAVAAGHVQVRAQFTEEMREQGWQILIPQMAPIHFRLLEPVFRRAGLNVRLLEHTSRESMEVGLKFVNNDACYPSIVVIGQLLEELCSGRADPERTAVAITQTGGMCRATNYVALLRKGLRDAGYPQVPVIAVSVQGLENNPGFTIGVKDLHRSVQALVIGDMLQSVLLRVRPYEAEAGSAMALYRRWDTIFREWLGTGKSPTWSARRPWGSRVTYRRLVARCVAEFDALPLRDEPRRPRVGLVGEILVKFHPDANNHAVDVIEAEGCEAELPGLMQFFHYSAATAEWDHEHLGLDGKARWMMPLALWAMERYEVPVHAAFARTGGKFEPHRRVKDMAERSTDIARMGNQAGEGWYLTSEMVDMIEHGCPNIICAQPFACLPNHVVGKGMFRALRDRCPQANVVAVDYDPGASEVNQLNRIKLMIATAVQRHREAAGEDGAGAMGEVIPMEWGEQPRLRAGCGGTCGCGCACGVVEGDEGAAGATSSQAPVALGMPAIPPRRDERVVAFRGD, encoded by the coding sequence ATGGAGGACGTTCGAGATCGCGCGCCGGTGCTCGCTCTGGGCATCGACGTCGGGTCGACCACGGTCAAAGCCGTCCTCATGGACCCGCTCTCGTGGACGCTGGTCCACGGGGACTACCGACGCCACAACGCCGACGTGCGCGCCGAACTCACCCGGCTGCTCGAAGACGTGGGACGGGCACACCCCGGCACCCGCATCGTTGCCGCCATCACCGGATCCGGCGGCCTGACCACCGCGAAGGCGATCGGTGTCCCCTTCGTCCAGGAAGTCATCGCCGGCACCGAAGCCACCCGCCGCCTGCACCCTGACGTCGACGTCGTCATCGAATTGGGCGGCGAGGACGCCAAACTCACCTACCTGCACCCCACGCCTGAACAGCGCATGAACGGCACCTGCGCAGGCGGCACAGGCGCCTTCATCGACCAGATGGCCACCCTGCTGCACACCGACCCCTCAGGTCTGGACGCGCTGGCAGCCCACCACACGCACCTGCACCCCATTGCCTCGCGCTGCGGAGTCTTCGCCAAGTCCGACCTGCAGCCCCTCATCAACCAGGGCGCCGCCCACGAAGACCTTGCCGCCTCCATCTTCCAGGCAGTGGCCACCCAGACCATCGCGGGCCTGGCCTGCGGGCGTCCGATCCGCGGCACAGTCATGTTCCTCGGCGGGCCACTGCACTTCCTTCCGCAGCTTCGAAAGGCCTACGAAAGGCTGCTGCCCAAGGCAGGCGGCTTCGTGACCCCGAAGAACGCGCAGCTCTTCGTCGCAATGGGCGCCGCCATGGCGGCCCCGCAGGAGAACGCCAGGGGTGCCGAGGGCGCCCCCACCACCCTGGGCGCCCTCGTCCACGCGCTGCGCAGCGCCCCCGTCACCGCGGAATCGGCCCGAATGCCACCCCTTTTCGCCAGTGACGCCGAACGGACCGCCTTCACCGCCCGTCACGCACGCAATGCCGTCCCCAAACTGGACCTTGCCAAGGCGAAGGGCCGCTGCTGGCTGGGGGTGGACGCCGGGTCCACCACCATCAAAGCCGTCGTCATCGACGAGGAAGGCCGCATCGTCTTCACCCACTACGCCTCCAACGAGGGCGACCCGGTGTCCGCAGCCGTCCAGATCGTACGCCGCGTGCGCACCGAATTGCCCGAGCAGTGCACCATCGGACGCTCCTGCGCCACCGGCTACGGCGAAGGGCTGGTCGCCGCAGCCCTGACCATGGACGAGGGCGAAGTCGAGACCATGGCCCACTATCGGGCCGCCGAAGCCGTCCACCCCGGCGTCACCTCCGTCATCGACATCGGCGGTCAGGACATGAAGTTCCTGCGGATCAAGGACCACACCGTCGACTCCATCAGCGTCAACGAGGCCTGCTCGGCCGGCTGCGGATCCTTCCTGCAGACCTTCGCCCACACCATGGGCCAGGACATCGAACACTTCGCCTCCGCCGCCACCCGGGCAGCATCGCCGGTGGACCTGGGTACCCGCTGCACCGTCTTCATGAACTCCTCCGTCAAACAGGCACAGAAGGAAGGGGCCTGCGTCGAAGACATCTCGGCAGGGCTGTCCTACTCGGTGGTGCGCAACGCGCTGTACAAGGTCATCAAACTCAAGGACCCCTCCGACCTGGGGGACAAGGTCGTCGTCCAGGGCGGCACATTCCTCAACGACGCCGTGCTGCGCGCCTTCGAAGTGCTCACCGAACGTGAGGTCGTGCGCCCCGACATCGCCGGACTCATGGGCGCCTACGGGGCCGCCCTGACCGCACGCATGCACGACAGCGGCGAAGGGGAATCCTCACTGGCGCGTCTGGAGGACCTGGAGGGCTTCTGCGTCACTTCCGAGTCCAAGACCTGCCGCCTGTGTCAGAACCACTGTCGGATGACGATCTCGACCTTCTCCAACGGGGAAAGGCACGTGTCGGGCAACCGCTGCGAACGCGGCGCCTCGCTGGAACGAGTCCCGAAGAAGTCACAACTGCCGAACCTCTACGAGTGGAAGTACAAGCGGATCTTCGGGTACCGGCGCCTGACCGAAGCCAAGGCCCACCGCGGAGACATCGGCATCGCCCGGGTGCTCGGCATGTACGACGAGTACCCCTTCTGGTTCACGATGCTCACGCACCTGGGTTTCCGTGTGATGATCTCGGCGCGTTCGGACCACGACCTGTTCGAAAAGGGCATGGAGTCCATTCCTTCGGAGAACGTGTGCTACCCCGCCAAACTTGTCCACGGCCACGTGGAGGCTCTGCTGGACAAGGGGATCACGACGATCTTCATGCCCTGTGTCATGTACGAGCAGCGCAGCCAAGGTGCCGACAACTCCTTCAACTGCCCGATCGTGGCCACCTATCCGGAGGTCGTGCGCAACAACATGGAGCGCCTGCGCCAAGGCGACATCCGGTTCATCAGTCCCTTCGTGAACCTGGCGAACCGCGAGTACCTGCCCGAGCACCTGTGCAAGGAGTTCGCTGCATTCGGCCACGACATCCCCGTGGAGGAGATGCGCGCCGCCTTGGACGCCGCATGGGCCGAGGACGCCGCTTGGCGTGAGGAACTGCGCGAGAAGGGGCGCGAGTCCGTGGAGTGGATGCGCGCCCACGGGGTGCGCGGCATCGTCCTGGCGGGCCGCCCCTACCACCTGGACCCCGAGGTCAACCACGGCATCCCGGAGGTCATCCTTGGTCTGGGCATGGGAGTGCTGACCGAGGATTCGATCGCCGACGGCCGCCTGGAGCGTCCGCTGCGTGTCCTGGACCAGTGGAGCTACCATTCGCGTCTGTACGAGGCCGCCGCCCGTGTCGGTGACGAGGCCGACCTGCAACTGGTCCAACTCAACTCCTTCGGATGCGGTCTGGACGCGGTCACCGCCGAACAGGTCATGGAGATCCTCGAAGGGCGTGGCGACGTCCACACGGTCCTCAAGATCGACGAGGTCTCGAATCTGGGCGCAGCCAAGATCCGGCTGCGTTCCCTGGAGGCGGCCGTGTGTGAGCGCGCCACCACCGCCCCCGCGGACGCCGAGGCACCCACCGACGAGGGTGCAGGACTGCGCTCGGCGATCGTCGACACCACGGTGCTGCAGGACCCGGCCGAGCGCGCCGCCCGCGAGGAGGCCGCAGCGGTTGCCGCAGGACATGTGCAGGTGCGCGCCCAGTTCACCGAGGAGATGCGCGAGCAGGGCTGGCAGATCCTCATCCCTCAGATGGCTCCCATCCACTTCCGCCTGCTGGAACCCGTCTTCCGCCGCGCTGGCCTGAACGTGCGGCTGCTGGAGCACACGAGCCGCGAATCGATGGAAGTGGGCCTCAAATTCGTCAACAATGACGCGTGCTACCCGTCGATCGTCGTCATCGGCCAGTTGTTGGAGGAATTGTGCAGCGGCCGCGCCGACCCGGAACGCACGGCCGTGGCCATCACCCAGACCGGCGGCATGTGCCGGGCCACGAACTACGTGGCCCTGTTGCGCAAGGGTTTGCGTGACGCCGGCTACCCGCAGGTGCCGGTCATCGCGGTGTCGGTCCAGGGCCTGGAGAACAACCCCGGGTTCACAATCGGCGTGAAAGACCTGCACCGCAGCGTACAGGCGCTGGTCATCGGCGACATGTTGCAGTCCGTGCTGTTGCGGGTGCGCCCCTACGAGGCGGAAGCCGGTTCGGCAATGGCCCTGTACCGCAGGTGGGACACGATCTTCCGCGAGTGGCTGGGTACCGGGAAGTCGCCGACGTGGTCGGCCCGGCGTCCGTGGGGATCACGCGTGACCTACCGGCGACTGGTGGCCCGGTGCGTGGCCGAATTCGATGCACTACCCCTCAGGGACGAGCCGCGCAGGCCCCGCGTGGGCCTGGTGGGGGAGATCCTGGTGAAGTTCCACCCGGATGCGAACAACCACGCCGTGGACGTCATCGAAGCCGAGGGCTGCGAGGCCGAGTTGCCGGGTCTCATGCAGTTCTTCCACTATTCGGCGGCCACTGCCGAGTGGGACCACGAGCACCTGGGCCTCGACGGCAAGGCGCGGTGGATGATGCCGCTGGCCCTGTGGGCGATGGAGCGTTACGAGGTTCCCGTACACGCGGCCTTTGCACGCACCGGCGGCAAGTTCGAGCCGCACCGGCGGGTCAAGGACATGGCCGAGCGTTCCACCGACATCGCGCGCATGGGCAACCAGGCCGGTGAGGGCTGGTACCTGACCTCCGAGATGGTCGACATGATCGAGCACGGCTGCCCGAACATCATCTGCGCCCAGCCTTTCGCGTGTCTGCCGAACCACGTGGTGGGCAAGGGCATGTTCCGGGCGCTGCGTGACAGGTGTCCGCAGGCCAATGTCGTCGCGGTCGACTACGACCCGGGTGCCTCCGAGGTCAACCAGCTCAACCGGATCAAGCTGATGATCGCCACGGCCGTCCAGCGCCACCGTGAGGCGGCCGGTGAGGACGGGGCCGGTGCCATGGGTGAGGTGATCCCCATGGAGTGGGGGGAACAGCCTCGCCTGCGAGCCGGGTGCGGTGGCACTTGCGGATGCGGGTGCGCCTGTGGGGTCGTGGAAGGGGACGAGGGCGCCGCCGGGGCCACCTCGTCGCAGGCGCCGGTGGCCCTGGGCATGCCTGCGATTCCGCCGCGCAGGGACGAAAGGGTGGTGGCCTTCCGGGGCGACTGA
- a CDS encoding mechanosensitive ion channel family protein, with product MTYHFPGWLHLSARLQSATPTDAPQSGDQASPVVEGAVDTAALAASILVGVGTGFVLAAIASMLVGRVLRASTLLGTIAQRIRAPLYVTLMVWGAWAGLQFAMLSQDATSWLNGPVPAVAAHLVLVLAITALTWVGWSAAWVFEDAARARSAADKGRARRFETQAQVMRRLLQLVAVLVGVVSILYTFEATRAAMATVLASAGVISVVAGLAAQQTLGNVFAGIQLAFTDAIRVGDVVVADKDRDSGAVEEITLSYVVVRMGDDRRLMVPSRHFTLNTFENWTRRSAKQLGTVELHLDWAAPMDLIRAKVEQILSSTDLWDGRTWAVQMSAADVDSITVRIQVSAENSGKLWDLRCHLREALVDWIVREEPWIRSSGAAREEEEETGAHEDALSPAVTCSPTTGRGRGEGQQGRRQKRLDRGSDEAEASTQVLSATSIARAVGGGKGERLYSGSAEAEERSHIWEGPGEDVLAEREEMTRRRDTRGRDDEDRGVEAAATKAR from the coding sequence ATGACGTACCACTTTCCGGGCTGGCTGCACCTGAGCGCACGCCTGCAATCGGCGACCCCCACGGACGCCCCCCAGTCGGGCGACCAGGCCTCACCCGTGGTCGAGGGTGCGGTCGACACGGCGGCGCTGGCGGCCTCGATCCTGGTGGGAGTCGGCACCGGTTTCGTCCTGGCGGCCATCGCTTCGATGCTGGTGGGAAGGGTCCTGCGGGCCAGCACCCTGCTCGGCACCATCGCCCAGCGGATCCGCGCCCCCCTGTACGTGACCCTCATGGTGTGGGGCGCGTGGGCCGGCCTGCAATTCGCGATGCTCAGCCAGGATGCGACCTCGTGGCTGAATGGGCCGGTCCCGGCCGTGGCCGCGCACCTCGTCCTCGTCCTGGCGATCACTGCCCTCACGTGGGTGGGATGGTCTGCGGCCTGGGTCTTCGAGGACGCCGCCAGGGCCCGCTCGGCGGCGGACAAGGGACGCGCCCGCAGATTCGAGACCCAGGCCCAGGTGATGCGCAGGCTGCTGCAGTTGGTCGCGGTCCTCGTGGGCGTGGTCAGCATTCTCTACACCTTCGAAGCCACCCGCGCCGCCATGGCCACGGTCCTGGCCTCTGCGGGTGTGATTTCCGTGGTCGCAGGCCTTGCCGCCCAGCAGACACTGGGCAACGTCTTCGCCGGCATCCAATTGGCCTTCACCGACGCGATCCGCGTGGGCGACGTGGTCGTGGCCGACAAGGACCGCGACTCCGGCGCCGTGGAAGAGATCACCCTGTCCTACGTCGTCGTGCGCATGGGGGATGACCGGCGCCTCATGGTGCCTTCGCGCCACTTCACACTCAACACCTTCGAGAACTGGACCAGACGCAGTGCCAAGCAGCTGGGCACCGTGGAACTGCACCTCGACTGGGCGGCGCCCATGGACCTGATCCGCGCCAAGGTCGAACAGATCCTGAGCTCCACCGACCTGTGGGACGGGCGCACGTGGGCCGTGCAGATGAGCGCCGCCGACGTCGACAGCATCACCGTGCGAATCCAGGTCTCAGCCGAGAACTCGGGCAAACTCTGGGACCTGCGCTGTCACCTACGTGAGGCCCTGGTCGACTGGATCGTCCGGGAAGAACCGTGGATCCGCTCCTCCGGTGCCGCTCGGGAGGAAGAGGAAGAGACGGGCGCCCACGAGGACGCCTTGAGCCCGGCTGTGACGTGCTCGCCGACCACGGGGCGCGGGCGAGGGGAGGGGCAGCAGGGTCGGCGGCAGAAACGGCTGGACAGGGGGTCGGACGAGGCCGAGGCCTCCACCCAGGTGCTGTCGGCCACCTCGATCGCGCGTGCCGTGGGAGGCGGCAAGGGAGAGCGCCTCTACTCGGGTTCGGCCGAGGCCGAGGAACGTTCGCACATCTGGGAGGGCCCGGGAGAGGACGTCCTGGCCGAACGTGAGGAGATGACGCGCAGGCGTGACACGCGTGGCCGTGACGACGAGGACCGTGGTGTGGAGGCGGCCGCCACAAAGGCGCGGTGA
- a CDS encoding TetR family transcriptional regulator produces the protein MRETILTCAREQFSTLGYEATTIRSIGAAAGCDPALVTYYFGSKQQLFRACFNLPEDPTELILTRANEGLDGLARRLLEGGLDLYEQRLSRETMEALMRALITDSATTQRFRTWYREEILGQWLESLGVAEDPAVLARIEAMLGSMFGIAVMRYIVNLEPLASMSRRELIDMVEPGLQRQFDEVVALARTRAAVRQWSPPTS, from the coding sequence ATGCGCGAGACGATCCTGACCTGCGCCCGCGAGCAGTTCTCCACACTGGGTTACGAGGCCACGACCATCCGCTCCATCGGCGCGGCAGCCGGATGCGACCCGGCCCTGGTCACCTACTACTTCGGTAGCAAGCAGCAGTTGTTCCGCGCCTGTTTCAACCTGCCCGAGGACCCCACGGAACTCATCCTCACCCGCGCCAATGAGGGGCTCGACGGCCTGGCCAGACGCCTTCTCGAAGGCGGCTTGGACCTGTACGAGCAGCGCCTTTCACGCGAGACCATGGAAGCCCTGATGCGTGCCCTCATCACCGACAGCGCCACCACCCAGCGATTCCGCACGTGGTACCGCGAAGAGATCCTGGGCCAGTGGTTGGAGTCATTGGGTGTGGCCGAGGACCCGGCGGTTCTCGCCCGCATCGAAGCGATGCTGGGCTCCATGTTCGGTATCGCCGTCATGCGTTACATCGTCAACCTGGAGCCTCTGGCGTCCATGAGTCGCCGGGAGCTCATCGACATGGTCGAACCCGGTCTGCAGCGCCAATTCGACGAGGTCGTCGCCTTGGCCAGGACCCGGGCCGCCGTCCGGCAGTGGTCACCCCCGACCTCGTGA